A section of the Burkholderiales bacterium genome encodes:
- a CDS encoding PilT/PilU family type 4a pilus ATPase — protein sequence MEREQAQKFMHDLLRLMVSKKASDLFITAGFPPALKIDGRVVPVSNQTLTPQHTVELARAIMNDKQAYEFESTKECNFAISPPDIGRFRVNAFVQQGRTGMVLRTINSVIPTFEELGLPEVLKDVAMTKRGLVIFVGGTGSGKSTSLAAMVGYRNENSQGHIITIEDPIEYVHEHKKCIITQREVGVDTDDWFSALKNALRQAPDVILIGEIRDRETMEYAIQFAETGHLCLSTLHANSANQALDRIINFFPEEKRDQLLMDLSLNLKAFVSQRLIPRREGKGRVAAVEIMLNSPLISDLIFKGQVHEIKEVMAKSREIGMQTFDQHLFELYEAGLISYEDALRNADSVNDLRLQIKLHGQEAKERDIMSNINHLDII from the coding sequence ATGGAGCGCGAACAAGCCCAGAAATTCATGCATGACCTGTTGCGCCTGATGGTGAGCAAGAAGGCATCGGACCTCTTCATCACCGCCGGCTTCCCCCCTGCGCTCAAGATCGACGGGCGGGTGGTGCCCGTCTCCAACCAGACCCTCACGCCGCAGCACACGGTGGAGCTGGCGCGCGCCATCATGAATGACAAACAGGCCTACGAATTCGAGTCCACCAAGGAGTGCAACTTTGCCATCTCGCCCCCCGACATCGGCCGTTTCCGCGTCAATGCCTTCGTCCAGCAGGGCCGCACCGGCATGGTGTTGCGCACCATCAACTCGGTCATCCCCACCTTCGAGGAGCTCGGCCTGCCTGAGGTGCTCAAGGACGTGGCCATGACCAAACGGGGGCTGGTGATCTTCGTCGGCGGCACGGGTTCGGGCAAATCCACGTCGCTTGCGGCGATGGTGGGCTACCGCAACGAAAACAGCCAGGGTCACATCATCACCATCGAAGACCCCATCGAATACGTCCACGAGCACAAGAAGTGCATCATCACCCAGCGGGAGGTGGGGGTGGATACCGACGACTGGTTCTCTGCCCTGAAAAACGCCCTGCGCCAGGCGCCGGACGTGATCCTGATCGGGGAGATCCGCGACCGCGAAACCATGGAATACGCCATCCAGTTCGCGGAGACGGGCCATTTGTGCCTGTCCACCCTGCATGCCAACAGCGCCAATCAGGCTTTGGACCGCATCATCAACTTCTTCCCCGAGGAGAAACGGGATCAGTTGCTGATGGACCTCTCCTTAAACCTCAAGGCCTTCGTTTCCCAGCGGCTGATTCCGCGCCGGGAAGGCAAGGGGCGCGTGGCAGCGGTGGAAATCATGCTCAACTCGCCCTTGATCTCCGACCTCATCTTCAAGGGGCAGGTGCACGAAATCAAGGAAGTCATGGCCAAATCCCGCGAGATTGGCATGCAGACCTTCGACCAGCACCTCTTCGAGCTTTACGAGGCGGGCCTCATCAGCTACGAGGATGCGCTGCGCAACGCCGATTCGGTCAACGACCTGCGCCTGCAGATCAAGCTCCACGGCCAGGAGGCCAAGGAGCGGGACATCATGTCCAACATCAACCACCTGGACATCATCTGA
- a CDS encoding methyltransferase: protein MDTLENFFATCPRGLEEVLAAELRGLGATAVEPTPGGVGFAGPFPLCYRINLQSRIAGRVLWRIATAPYRSEDDIYRVAGDVPWSSLFTVTQTFAVATVGRHCPLRSLHFVALRIKDAVCDHFRAVCQARPSVDTKAPEVRIHAFLDEARLSLYLDTSGEALFKRGWRKSKGEAPLRENLAAGILHLAGWQPGVPLFDPMCGSGTFLIEAALIALDIAPGLGRRFAFERLRNFDAASWQRMQEEARTAAKAPERLPIWGADRDAAAVRHAQANLVEAGLAGSVEVKQEDVLDCHPPAASGLLVTNPPYGERMGEAQALAAFYPRLASVLKQRFAGWTAWFFTADRRMPQLMRLTPSRRIPLYNGPLECRLYEIRLVAGSNRRRATP, encoded by the coding sequence ATGGACACGCTGGAAAATTTTTTTGCCACCTGCCCCCGGGGGCTGGAGGAGGTGCTGGCCGCAGAGCTCAGAGGGCTTGGCGCGACCGCTGTCGAACCCACGCCGGGGGGCGTCGGTTTTGCCGGCCCCTTCCCCCTCTGCTACCGCATCAATCTGCAAAGCCGCATCGCCGGCCGCGTCCTCTGGCGCATCGCCACCGCCCCCTACCGCAGCGAGGATGACATCTACCGTGTGGCAGGCGACGTCCCCTGGTCATCCCTGTTCACCGTCACCCAGACTTTCGCCGTCGCCACGGTCGGCCGCCACTGTCCTTTGCGCAGCCTCCACTTCGTGGCCCTGCGCATCAAGGATGCGGTGTGCGACCACTTCCGCGCGGTCTGCCAGGCGCGGCCCAGCGTCGATACAAAGGCGCCGGAGGTGCGCATCCACGCCTTCCTCGACGAGGCGCGGCTGAGTCTTTATCTCGACACCTCGGGCGAGGCGCTGTTCAAGCGAGGCTGGCGCAAGTCCAAGGGCGAGGCGCCCCTGCGGGAGAATCTGGCCGCCGGCATCCTGCACCTTGCCGGCTGGCAGCCCGGCGTGCCCCTCTTCGACCCCATGTGTGGCAGCGGCACTTTCCTCATCGAGGCTGCCTTGATCGCCCTCGACATCGCCCCCGGGCTGGGCCGCCGCTTTGCCTTCGAACGCCTGCGCAATTTCGATGCCGCCTCATGGCAAAGGATGCAGGAGGAAGCCCGCACGGCGGCAAAAGCGCCGGAGCGCTTACCCATCTGGGGGGCTGATCGCGATGCCGCCGCAGTGCGCCATGCGCAGGCAAACCTCGTCGAAGCCGGGCTTGCCGGAAGCGTGGAAGTGAAACAGGAGGATGTGCTCGACTGCCACCCGCCCGCGGCGAGCGGGCTATTGGTGACCAACCCGCCCTATGGCGAGCGCATGGGGGAGGCCCAGGCCCTGGCGGCGTTTTATCCCAGGCTCGCCAGCGTGCTCAAACAGCGGTTCGCCGGCTGGACGGCCTGGTTCTTCACCGCCGATCGCCGCATGCCCCAGCTCATGCGCCTTACCCCCTCCCGCCGCATCCCGCTCTACAACGGCCCGCTGGAGTGCCGCCTCTACGAAATCCGCCTGGTTGCGGGCAGTAACCGGCGGCGGGCCACTCCCTGA
- the hemJ gene encoding protoporphyrinogen oxidase HemJ, giving the protein MLWVKAFHIIFMVTWFAGLFYLPRLFVYHAMSEDAPSIARFKIMERKLYYGIMTPGAVLTVLFGLWLWLGYGIEGRWLYAKLALVVVLILYHLWCGRLLRDFRNDANRHSHVWYRWFNEFPVVILISVVILVVVKPF; this is encoded by the coding sequence ATGCTCTGGGTCAAGGCGTTCCATATCATCTTCATGGTCACCTGGTTTGCCGGCCTGTTCTACCTGCCGCGGCTTTTCGTCTATCACGCCATGAGCGAGGATGCGCCTTCCATTGCCCGCTTCAAGATCATGGAACGCAAGCTCTACTACGGCATCATGACGCCGGGCGCCGTCCTCACCGTGCTTTTCGGCTTGTGGCTGTGGCTCGGTTATGGCATCGAGGGCCGCTGGCTGTACGCGAAGCTGGCGCTCGTCGTCGTGCTCATCCTCTATCACCTCTGGTGCGGCAGACTTCTGCGGGATTTCCGCAACGACGCCAACCGCCACAGTCACGTCTGGTATCGCTGGTTCAACGAGTTTCCGGTGGTGATCCTCATCAGCGTGGTGATCCTGGTGGTGGTCAAACCCTTCTAG
- a CDS encoding TlpA family protein disulfide reductase yields the protein MDWKAFYRRHNGKLVPLLLVGLIVYLWFRPPAWVETVSGEPAPVRFTTLDGAVHALADLRGKVVLVNFWATWCPYCRHEMPAMERFYRDHRQRGFEIVAFSVDEDPGRVAAFMREHGYTFPAAMADVAIQQAFGGVSRLPTSYILDREGRLRHKVHGQVHYGRLRALVEPLL from the coding sequence TTGGATTGGAAAGCCTTTTACAGACGCCACAACGGCAAGCTGGTGCCTTTGCTCCTGGTGGGGCTCATCGTCTATCTCTGGTTCCGGCCGCCGGCGTGGGTGGAGACGGTGAGTGGGGAACCGGCGCCGGTGCGCTTCACCACCCTCGATGGCGCGGTGCACGCGCTTGCCGATTTGCGGGGCAAGGTGGTGCTGGTCAATTTCTGGGCCACGTGGTGTCCCTACTGCCGCCACGAGATGCCCGCCATGGAGCGCTTCTATCGGGATCACCGCCAGCGGGGCTTCGAGATCGTCGCCTTCAGTGTGGATGAGGACCCGGGGCGGGTGGCGGCGTTCATGCGGGAGCATGGTTACACCTTTCCCGCCGCCATGGCCGATGTGGCGATCCAGCAGGCTTTCGGGGGTGTAAGCCGCCTGCCCACCTCCTACATCCTCGATCGGGAGGGGCGCTTGCGGCACAAGGTGCACGGCCAGGTGCATTACGGCCGTTTGCGCGCCCTGGTGGAGCCCCTGCTGTGA
- a CDS encoding DedA family protein, translating to MLSLAGLFLTAFLSSTVLPGQSEAALFAFLRFHPDRAALALAVATAGNTLGGMTSYLMGRLLPSRAPEGRALAWVRRFGSLALLFAWLPVVGDALPLAAGWLRLNAWLCALFMAAGKLARYGVVAWAAGF from the coding sequence ATGCTTTCCCTTGCGGGGCTTTTCCTTACGGCTTTTCTTTCCTCCACCGTGCTGCCGGGGCAGTCGGAAGCGGCGTTGTTCGCCTTTCTGCGTTTTCACCCCGACCGCGCGGCGCTGGCCCTTGCCGTGGCGACCGCGGGCAATACCCTGGGCGGCATGACCTCCTATCTGATGGGGCGGCTTTTGCCCTCGCGCGCCCCGGAAGGGCGGGCGCTTGCCTGGGTCCGCCGCTTTGGAAGCCTTGCTCTCCTCTTTGCCTGGTTGCCGGTGGTGGGCGATGCCCTGCCCCTCGCCGCCGGATGGTTGCGCCTCAATGCCTGGCTTTGTGCCCTCTTCATGGCAGCGGGCAAGCTGGCGCGTTATGGGGTGGTGGCCTGGGCGGCGGGATTTTGA
- a CDS encoding DUF3683 domain-containing protein, which yields MTTRLREIPYNYTSFSDREIVIRFLGEEMWQVLDALRSERRTGRSARMLFEVLGDLWVVSRNPYLQDDLLANRRRREALIGALRHRLREIEARRQGNEQVARLLAAASQAVDAFAAEFEHTRLLRARVLKKLSPLTRRDNIAFDPMSRVSHVTDATDWRVEYPFVVLTPDSEEEVAPLVRALIELGLTIIPRGGGTGYTGGAVPLTKLSAVINTEKLDTLGSVERVMLPGVATPVPVIRCGAGVVTRRVMEAAEAAGLVFAVDPTSADASCIGGNVAMNAGGKKAVLWGTAIDNLASWRMVDPQGRWLTVERLDHNLGKIHEVEVARFRITRHGADGQGVESQEVLEIPGRAFRRAGLGKDVTDKFLAGLPGIQKEGCDGIITSATFILHRMPAFGRTVCLEFFGQVHEAVPAIVEIKDYLDRHPQARLAGLEHLDARYVKAVGYATKANRPQRPNMVLLADIVSDDEQAVGEAASHIVRLANARGGEGFIAASPEARRTFWLDRARTAAIAAHTNAFKINEDVVIPLARLADYSDGIERINIELSIANKLLLLDELESFFRGDLPMSRDEDAFADPELTETRRHRALDLIHSVRRRWQWLRDHLDAPLADYAAAFAHLSDARGATAPTVFRALQDHSLRVSWKREVRAPLAELFTGRGFRLILERCDEIHRQVLRRRVFVALHMHAGDGNVHTNIPVNSDDYEMLATANRAVERIMALAKALGGVVSGEHGIGITKLQFLEPAQLSAFAEYKRRVDPAGHFNQGKLLPGADLRNAYTPSFNLLEVESLIMEQSEVGRIADSIKDCLRCGKCKPVCNTHVPRANLLYSPRNKILATSLLIEAFLYEEQTRRGVSLRHFEEFNDVADHCTICHKCANPCPVDIDFGDVSIAMRNFLRHQGQKRFNAGTWASMLFLNVTDPATLHLLRKALIEWGYRAQRLAHTLVRRLGLLPGEKRPRATVGSPPVPAQVVHFINKPLPAEVPRRTARSLLGLTDPGIVPVIRDPARAQEDQEAVFYFPGCGSERLFSQVGLATQAMLWHVGAITVLPPGYLCCGYPQTAAGFEDRGQAISTRNQVLFHRLANTLNYLDIRTVIVSCGTCMDQLLKYQFEKIFPGCRLLDIHEYLMEKGVRLDGISGRHYLYHDPCHTPMKTHPPLKVAQSLVGPRVRLSDRCCGEAGTLAASRPDIATQVRFRKEEELIAGREMIKAEEATAEIKVLTACPSCLQGLARYEEDTGLVADYLVVELARHILGENWMQDYIRRATAGGIERVLL from the coding sequence ATGACCACCCGCCTGCGGGAAATCCCCTACAACTATACGTCTTTTTCCGACCGGGAAATCGTCATCCGTTTCCTGGGGGAAGAGATGTGGCAGGTGCTCGATGCCCTGCGCAGCGAGCGCCGCACCGGCCGCTCCGCACGCATGCTCTTCGAGGTGCTGGGCGACCTCTGGGTGGTCTCCCGCAATCCCTATCTGCAGGATGATCTGCTCGCCAACCGCCGCCGGCGGGAGGCGCTGATCGGCGCCCTGCGTCACCGTCTGCGGGAAATCGAAGCGCGCCGCCAGGGTAACGAGCAGGTGGCGCGGCTGCTTGCCGCCGCCAGCCAGGCGGTGGATGCCTTCGCGGCGGAATTCGAACACACCCGCCTTCTGCGGGCGCGGGTACTGAAGAAACTTTCCCCCCTCACCCGCCGCGACAACATCGCCTTCGATCCCATGAGCCGGGTCTCCCATGTCACCGACGCCACCGACTGGCGGGTGGAATACCCCTTCGTCGTGCTCACGCCGGACAGTGAGGAGGAGGTGGCGCCGCTGGTGCGGGCACTGATCGAGTTGGGACTCACCATCATCCCCCGCGGGGGCGGCACCGGTTACACCGGCGGCGCGGTGCCCCTCACCAAGCTTTCGGCGGTCATCAATACGGAAAAGCTGGATACCCTCGGCAGCGTGGAAAGGGTCATGCTGCCCGGTGTGGCGACGCCCGTGCCGGTCATCCGTTGCGGTGCCGGTGTGGTGACGCGGCGGGTGATGGAGGCGGCGGAGGCGGCGGGACTCGTCTTCGCCGTGGACCCCACCTCCGCCGATGCCTCCTGCATCGGCGGCAACGTGGCGATGAACGCCGGCGGCAAGAAAGCGGTGCTGTGGGGCACGGCCATCGACAATCTCGCCTCCTGGCGCATGGTGGACCCGCAGGGGCGGTGGCTCACCGTGGAGCGTCTGGACCATAACCTGGGCAAGATTCACGAAGTCGAGGTGGCGCGCTTCCGCATCACCCGCCATGGGGCGGACGGCCAGGGGGTGGAAAGCCAGGAGGTGCTGGAAATTCCCGGGCGCGCCTTCCGCAGGGCGGGATTGGGCAAGGACGTCACCGACAAATTCCTCGCCGGTCTGCCGGGCATCCAGAAGGAAGGCTGCGACGGCATCATCACCTCCGCCACCTTCATCCTGCATCGCATGCCGGCCTTCGGCCGCACCGTCTGCCTGGAATTTTTCGGCCAGGTGCACGAGGCCGTGCCGGCCATCGTCGAGATCAAAGATTATCTTGACCGGCATCCCCAGGCGCGGCTGGCGGGGCTGGAACACCTGGATGCGCGCTATGTGAAGGCGGTGGGGTATGCGACCAAGGCCAACCGCCCGCAACGTCCCAACATGGTGCTGCTTGCCGACATCGTTTCCGATGACGAGCAGGCAGTGGGGGAGGCGGCCTCCCACATCGTGCGTCTGGCCAATGCCCGCGGGGGCGAAGGCTTCATCGCCGCAAGCCCGGAGGCCCGGCGCACCTTCTGGCTGGACCGGGCGCGTACCGCCGCCATCGCCGCCCATACCAATGCCTTCAAGATCAACGAGGACGTGGTGATTCCGCTGGCGCGTCTGGCGGACTATAGCGATGGCATCGAGCGCATCAATATCGAGCTTTCCATCGCCAACAAGCTTCTGCTCCTCGACGAGCTGGAAAGCTTTTTCCGCGGCGATTTGCCCATGAGCCGCGATGAGGACGCCTTCGCCGATCCCGAGCTCACCGAGACCCGCCGCCACCGCGCCCTCGATCTCATCCATTCGGTGCGGCGCCGCTGGCAGTGGTTGCGGGATCATCTCGACGCCCCGCTGGCGGACTACGCCGCGGCCTTCGCCCACCTCTCTGATGCCCGGGGAGCAACGGCGCCCACGGTGTTCCGCGCCCTGCAGGATCACAGTCTGCGTGTGTCGTGGAAGCGGGAGGTGCGAGCGCCGCTGGCGGAGCTTTTCACCGGGCGGGGTTTCCGCCTCATCCTCGAGCGCTGCGACGAAATCCACCGGCAGGTGCTGCGGCGGCGGGTGTTCGTTGCCCTGCACATGCATGCCGGCGACGGCAATGTCCATACCAACATTCCCGTCAACTCGGACGATTACGAAATGCTGGCCACCGCCAACCGGGCGGTGGAGCGCATCATGGCCCTCGCCAAGGCGCTGGGCGGGGTGGTGTCGGGGGAACACGGCATCGGCATCACCAAGCTGCAGTTCCTCGAGCCGGCGCAGCTTTCCGCCTTCGCCGAATACAAACGGCGGGTGGACCCGGCGGGTCATTTCAACCAGGGCAAACTTCTGCCCGGTGCCGACCTGCGCAACGCCTACACGCCCAGCTTCAATCTCCTGGAAGTGGAATCGCTGATCATGGAACAGTCGGAGGTGGGGCGTATCGCCGATTCCATCAAGGACTGCCTCCGTTGCGGCAAATGCAAGCCGGTGTGCAATACCCATGTGCCGCGGGCCAATCTCCTCTACAGCCCCCGCAACAAGATTCTCGCCACCTCGCTGCTCATCGAAGCATTTCTCTACGAGGAGCAGACACGCCGCGGCGTTTCCCTGCGCCACTTCGAGGAATTCAACGACGTGGCCGACCATTGCACCATCTGCCACAAATGCGCCAACCCCTGCCCGGTGGACATCGACTTCGGCGATGTATCCATCGCCATGCGCAACTTCCTCCGCCATCAGGGGCAGAAGCGCTTCAACGCCGGCACCTGGGCGTCCATGCTCTTCCTCAACGTCACCGATCCGGCCACCCTGCATCTTTTGCGCAAGGCCCTCATCGAGTGGGGTTACCGCGCCCAGCGTCTTGCCCACACCCTCGTGCGGCGGCTCGGCCTTCTGCCCGGGGAGAAACGGCCGCGGGCCACCGTAGGCTCGCCGCCTGTGCCTGCCCAGGTGGTGCATTTCATCAACAAGCCGCTGCCCGCCGAAGTGCCGCGGCGCACGGCGCGATCACTGCTCGGTCTCACCGATCCCGGCATCGTGCCGGTGATCCGCGATCCGGCGCGGGCCCAGGAGGACCAGGAAGCGGTGTTCTACTTTCCGGGGTGCGGTTCGGAACGGCTGTTTTCCCAGGTGGGCTTGGCCACCCAGGCCATGCTGTGGCATGTGGGAGCCATCACCGTGCTGCCCCCAGGCTACCTGTGCTGCGGCTACCCACAGACGGCGGCCGGCTTCGAGGATCGCGGCCAGGCCATCAGCACCCGCAACCAGGTGCTCTTCCACCGGCTGGCCAACACCCTCAACTATCTGGACATCCGCACCGTCATCGTCTCCTGCGGCACCTGCATGGATCAGTTGCTGAAATATCAGTTCGAGAAAATCTTCCCCGGCTGCCGCCTACTGGACATTCACGAGTACCTCATGGAGAAGGGTGTGCGCCTGGACGGCATCAGCGGCCGGCATTACCTCTACCACGATCCCTGTCATACGCCCATGAAAACCCACCCACC